In Qingshengfaniella alkalisoli, a single genomic region encodes these proteins:
- a CDS encoding aconitase X — MAHSIVPASTKAPLLVCDEGLSVWGGVDPATGVIIDALHPQQGKTLAGHAVMMPTSRGSCTGSGVLLGLAFAGTAPRALIFRESEDILTLGVLVANRMFGHDMAVLRLSDDEYDRVAQQNSVEITPRLLTAGSIELSLSPVASDALALSDDDRATLDGQHGPARQLAMEILTTMASAQGAPRLTDVTRVHIDGCIYASPAFLTFARKMADLGGKVCVPTTMNAISVDHANWRAQGVPESFGTPASQLADAYVEMGAKPSFTCAPYLLDNQPKHGEDIAWAESNAVIYANSVLGARTIKHADFMDLCIALTGRAALTGVYLQENRAPRRVIDVVVPNEIDDAFWPMLGWLVGQAAPDRIPLIRGLENTSPSEDDLKALCAAYGTTSASPLLHIAGITPEADLPPAPEADHVSIVAADFARLWAEFNKGADTVDLVALGSPHFSARECAQFADLMDDREVNPRITTIITLGRSTLATVRENGVEKRLHTSGVRIVPDLCWCSISEPVFPPDAKVLMTNSGKYAHYAPGLSNREVRFGSLAQCAETAVTGKAPSMPPNWIPALPRNNPT; from the coding sequence ATGGCTCATTCCATCGTGCCAGCATCAACAAAAGCACCTTTGCTGGTCTGCGATGAAGGACTCAGCGTCTGGGGCGGCGTGGACCCTGCAACAGGCGTCATTATCGATGCCCTGCATCCGCAGCAGGGAAAGACGCTGGCGGGCCATGCCGTCATGATGCCGACAAGCCGCGGCTCCTGCACTGGCAGCGGTGTGCTGTTGGGACTTGCTTTCGCTGGGACGGCTCCACGCGCATTGATATTTCGGGAATCGGAAGACATCCTGACCTTGGGCGTTCTGGTGGCCAACCGGATGTTCGGGCATGATATGGCCGTCCTGCGCCTGTCAGACGACGAATATGATCGTGTGGCGCAACAGAACAGCGTCGAGATTACCCCTCGTTTGCTAACGGCGGGGAGCATCGAGTTATCATTGAGCCCTGTCGCCTCGGATGCACTGGCACTGAGCGATGATGATCGTGCCACGCTTGACGGACAGCATGGCCCCGCCAGACAGCTTGCGATGGAAATCCTGACCACGATGGCATCGGCGCAGGGCGCGCCACGACTGACCGACGTAACCCGTGTTCATATCGACGGATGCATTTATGCCAGCCCCGCATTCCTCACCTTCGCTCGCAAGATGGCAGACTTAGGGGGCAAGGTCTGCGTCCCCACGACGATGAATGCCATTTCGGTCGATCACGCCAACTGGCGAGCACAGGGTGTGCCGGAGAGTTTCGGAACCCCGGCGAGTCAACTTGCCGACGCCTATGTCGAGATGGGTGCAAAACCAAGCTTTACCTGCGCACCGTATCTACTTGATAACCAACCCAAACATGGCGAGGATATCGCTTGGGCCGAAAGCAACGCCGTCATCTACGCCAATAGCGTCCTTGGCGCCCGCACGATCAAGCACGCTGATTTCATGGATCTGTGTATCGCACTGACCGGACGCGCGGCCCTGACCGGCGTCTATCTGCAGGAAAACCGCGCGCCGCGTCGCGTGATCGATGTGGTGGTTCCCAACGAAATCGATGATGCCTTCTGGCCAATGCTCGGGTGGCTGGTCGGACAAGCTGCTCCGGACCGCATTCCGCTGATCCGTGGACTTGAAAACACCTCACCTTCAGAAGACGATCTCAAGGCGCTCTGCGCGGCCTACGGCACCACATCAGCCTCGCCCTTACTTCACATCGCGGGGATTACACCGGAAGCTGATCTGCCTCCCGCGCCGGAAGCAGATCATGTATCCATTGTTGCAGCGGACTTTGCCCGGCTATGGGCTGAGTTCAACAAGGGTGCCGACACGGTGGATCTCGTCGCGCTTGGCAGTCCTCATTTTTCGGCCCGCGAATGCGCTCAGTTTGCCGATCTGATGGACGACAGGGAAGTAAACCCCCGGATCACGACCATCATAACGTTGGGACGGTCCACATTGGCCACAGTGCGCGAAAACGGCGTCGAAAAACGGTTACACACATCGGGGGTTCGCATCGTTCCGGACTTGTGCTGGTGCTCCATTTCCGAACCTGTGTTCCCGCCTGACGCAAAGGTTCTGATGACCAATTCCGGGAAATACGCCCATTATGCGCCGGGCCTGAGCAATCGCGAGGTGCGCTTCGGATCGCTCGCGCAATGTGCAGAAACGGCAGTCACCGGGAAAGCCCCATCCATGCCGCCAAACTGGATTCCGGCCCTGCCGCGAAACAATCCAACCTGA
- a CDS encoding helix-turn-helix domain-containing protein, with the protein MARTEKDSRLVDAVSSGADWEVERQHLRAQLGGRMKSVRQACGYTLEMAAQRTGLALSTIHKIENGRVSPSYENLVRIARAYDIGMERLFWDDNEAQQTTRLTVTKAGEGRKVQAKNFEYEVLCNALAEKKIIPLVTRIAQRPELTMADLESHDGEETIFVLSGRVELTVEHYETVVLEPGDCAYFDSTLKHGVRALDDAETKVFWACTYIDVDK; encoded by the coding sequence ATGGCCCGAACGGAAAAAGACTCCAGGCTAGTTGATGCCGTTTCATCTGGCGCAGACTGGGAAGTCGAACGCCAGCATTTGCGTGCTCAATTGGGTGGCCGAATGAAGTCGGTGCGCCAGGCTTGCGGTTACACGCTGGAAATGGCGGCACAACGTACGGGCCTGGCACTGTCAACAATCCACAAGATTGAAAATGGCCGTGTGTCTCCCAGCTACGAAAACCTGGTGAGGATCGCGCGCGCCTATGACATCGGGATGGAACGGTTGTTCTGGGATGACAACGAGGCGCAGCAGACAACACGGCTGACGGTGACGAAAGCCGGCGAAGGGCGCAAGGTTCAAGCAAAGAACTTCGAATACGAGGTTCTGTGTAATGCGCTGGCCGAGAAGAAAATCATCCCACTGGTGACCCGTATCGCCCAACGTCCCGAACTGACCATGGCGGATCTGGAATCCCATGACGGGGAAGAAACGATATTCGTACTCTCCGGAAGGGTCGAACTGACGGTGGAGCATTACGAAACGGTTGTGCTCGAACCCGGTGATTGTGCCTATTTTGACAGCACGCTGAAGCATGGCGTGCGTGCGCTCGACGATGCCGAGACCAAGGTTTTCTGGGCTTGTACGTACATCGATGTGGATAAATGA
- a CDS encoding Ldh family oxidoreductase yields the protein MAEPQTVPVDVLEDRVRKIFEKSGVRPESAAAVAHVIVAGERDNCKSHGIYRIEGCLRVLAAGKVEPDAVPEIFDQGKSVIEVDAKGGFSNPAFFAAKDTLVKRAHETGIAALVIRDCLHFSALWHDVETLAEDGLAALSMCPSYAFVAPAGGTKPLLGTNPFAFGWPRVDGHPYVFDFATSVAARGEIELHRRAGTPIPEGWAIDKDGNPTTDPDAALEGAMLTFGAHKGSAISTMIELLSGAMLGEFMSKEALDFMGRTDLLPRHGALVLALDPQTFAARSGRDPLAEGEKILTAIGAQGARLPSQRRFQARDKAMVNGIALTDSELAQLDRFEAQGLDALNG from the coding sequence ATGGCCGAGCCACAAACCGTGCCCGTTGATGTGCTGGAAGACCGCGTAAGAAAGATCTTCGAAAAGAGCGGTGTACGACCCGAAAGTGCGGCAGCCGTCGCCCATGTCATCGTTGCGGGAGAGCGCGACAACTGCAAATCCCATGGGATCTATCGGATCGAAGGGTGCCTGCGCGTTCTGGCCGCGGGCAAGGTTGAACCCGATGCGGTGCCGGAGATCTTCGATCAGGGCAAATCCGTTATCGAGGTCGATGCGAAAGGCGGCTTTTCCAACCCTGCATTCTTTGCGGCCAAGGACACACTGGTCAAACGGGCCCACGAGACGGGGATCGCCGCACTAGTGATCCGCGACTGCCTTCATTTTTCCGCGTTGTGGCATGACGTGGAAACGCTGGCTGAGGACGGCCTGGCGGCTTTGTCCATGTGTCCGAGCTACGCCTTTGTTGCGCCCGCGGGTGGAACCAAACCCTTGTTGGGCACCAACCCCTTTGCCTTCGGCTGGCCACGTGTGGACGGACATCCATATGTGTTCGATTTCGCAACCAGCGTCGCGGCGCGCGGAGAAATCGAACTGCACCGTCGCGCAGGCACGCCAATCCCGGAAGGCTGGGCCATCGATAAGGACGGCAACCCGACGACAGATCCCGATGCGGCTCTTGAAGGGGCGATGCTGACATTCGGCGCGCATAAGGGGTCGGCGATCTCGACGATGATCGAATTGCTGTCCGGCGCGATGCTCGGCGAATTCATGAGCAAGGAAGCGCTGGATTTCATGGGACGAACGGATCTCTTGCCGCGGCACGGCGCGCTGGTCCTGGCGCTGGACCCGCAGACATTCGCGGCGCGAAGCGGTCGCGATCCGCTCGCCGAAGGCGAGAAAATACTAACCGCTATAGGAGCCCAAGGAGCCCGGTTGCCCTCGCAGCGGCGCTTTCAGGCGCGCGACAAGGCCATGGTGAATGGCATCGCGTTGACGGATTCCGAACTGGCCCAGCTGGACCGGTTCGAGGCGCAGGGGCTGGATGCTCTGAACGGCTGA
- a CDS encoding amino acid ABC transporter ATP-binding protein, with the protein MIDIQNVRKSFGPLEVLKGIDLTVEKGEVVTVIGGSGSGKSTLLTCINGLEPIDSGKITIDGTEVHAKSTDINKLRQKIGIVFQQWNAFPHLTVMENVTLAQRKVLGKGKADAEATAEKQLKHVGLGDKLTTYPGRLSGGQQQRMAIARALAMSPDYMLFDEVTSALDPQLVGEVLETLKMLAEEGMTMICVTHEMAFARDVSDRVAFFHKGIMAEIGTPEQLFGNPQHPETQKFLAGTR; encoded by the coding sequence ATGATTGATATTCAAAACGTCCGAAAATCCTTTGGCCCGCTCGAGGTTCTCAAGGGGATCGACCTGACCGTCGAAAAAGGCGAGGTCGTCACCGTGATCGGCGGTTCCGGGTCAGGCAAATCCACGCTTCTGACCTGCATCAATGGATTGGAGCCGATCGATTCCGGCAAGATCACGATCGACGGGACCGAAGTGCATGCCAAATCGACCGATATCAACAAGCTGCGCCAGAAGATCGGTATTGTCTTTCAGCAATGGAACGCTTTCCCACACCTTACGGTGATGGAAAACGTGACCCTTGCCCAACGCAAGGTGTTGGGGAAGGGCAAGGCCGACGCCGAAGCAACAGCAGAAAAGCAGCTCAAGCATGTGGGCCTTGGTGACAAGCTGACCACCTATCCGGGTCGTCTGTCAGGCGGCCAGCAACAGCGGATGGCGATTGCCCGTGCGCTGGCGATGTCACCTGACTATATGCTGTTTGACGAAGTCACGTCCGCGCTCGACCCGCAACTTGTAGGCGAAGTTCTTGAGACGCTGAAGATGCTTGCGGAAGAAGGCATGACGATGATCTGCGTCACGCACGAGATGGCATTCGCCCGCGATGTGTCCGACCGGGTCGCATTCTTCCACAAGGGGATCATGGCTGAAATCGGGACACCCGAGCAGTTGTTCGGGAACCCGCAACACCCCGAGACGCAGAAGTTTCTGGCTGGCACCAGATAG
- a CDS encoding amino acid ABC transporter permease produces the protein MFDTALTTADFIFLAKGAGITILVTAISVAIGTILGIAFGVIRIQLGPVFSAPLTFFLDIFRSIPLLIQLVLANAFVGMVLQLQISGFTVACLVLSLYTSAYCAEIVRGGIDSVPVTVRRAARSLGMTWGQDMRYIVMPLATRVALPSWIGLALGVMKDSALVYVVQVTELLKSTQILITRLQEPMLLLLICGAFYFIISFPLARFGGYLEKRWSND, from the coding sequence ATGTTCGACACCGCTCTCACCACCGCCGATTTCATCTTCCTTGCAAAGGGGGCCGGGATCACGATCCTCGTCACCGCGATATCGGTTGCCATCGGAACCATCCTTGGTATCGCCTTCGGGGTGATCCGCATCCAGCTTGGCCCGGTGTTCTCGGCACCGCTGACCTTCTTTCTGGACATCTTCCGGTCTATCCCGTTGCTGATCCAACTCGTCCTCGCCAACGCCTTCGTCGGCATGGTGCTACAGTTGCAGATTTCGGGCTTCACGGTCGCGTGCCTTGTGCTGTCGCTTTATACCTCGGCCTATTGCGCCGAGATCGTGCGGGGCGGCATTGATTCAGTGCCGGTCACGGTCCGGCGGGCTGCACGTTCGCTCGGCATGACATGGGGCCAGGACATGCGCTACATCGTGATGCCTTTGGCTACTCGCGTGGCCCTGCCGTCCTGGATCGGGCTTGCGCTTGGCGTCATGAAGGATTCCGCGCTCGTTTACGTCGTGCAGGTCACGGAGCTTCTGAAATCCACGCAAATCCTCATCACGCGCCTTCAGGAGCCGATGCTGCTTCTGCTGATCTGTGGCGCGTTCTACTTCATCATCAGTTTCCCGCTTGCCCGCTTCGGTGGGTATCTCGAAAAGAGGTGGTCCAATGATTGA
- a CDS encoding amino acid ABC transporter permease, which yields MFDYTFQWKQVLVRLPQMLDGAVVTMQVAVLSMIIGIALAVILTLLRLSGSRPLMAIATAWVEVARNTPALFQIYMAHFGVASFGIHFSPFVSLLIGITFNNAGYLAENFRGALKAIPDTQTRAGRSLGMSQLQAFRYIILPQMLRISFLPMTNQMVWAILMTSLGVTVGMNTDLYGVTQDLNALTFRTFELFAIAAVIFYVITKVITLSARLIAARLFRY from the coding sequence ATGTTCGATTACACTTTCCAGTGGAAGCAGGTGCTCGTGCGCCTTCCCCAGATGCTCGACGGGGCCGTGGTGACCATGCAGGTCGCCGTGCTGTCGATGATCATCGGAATTGCGCTTGCGGTCATTCTGACGCTGCTGCGTCTGTCAGGGTCCCGCCCCCTGATGGCAATCGCGACGGCATGGGTCGAAGTCGCCCGCAACACGCCTGCCCTTTTCCAGATATACATGGCGCATTTCGGCGTCGCGAGTTTCGGCATTCATTTCAGCCCGTTCGTCTCGCTGCTCATTGGCATCACCTTCAACAACGCCGGGTATCTCGCTGAAAACTTCCGCGGTGCCCTGAAGGCCATCCCGGATACGCAGACCCGCGCAGGGCGGTCCCTGGGCATGTCCCAGCTTCAGGCGTTTCGCTATATCATCCTGCCGCAGATGTTGCGGATCTCGTTCCTGCCAATGACAAACCAGATGGTCTGGGCGATCCTGATGACCTCGCTTGGCGTAACCGTGGGGATGAACACGGACCTGTACGGCGTCACGCAAGATCTGAACGCGCTGACCTTCCGCACGTTCGAGCTGTTCGCGATTGCCGCCGTGATCTTCTACGTGATCACCAAGGTCATCACCCTGAGCGCACGCCTGATCGCTGCGCGCCTGTTCCGGTACTGA